Proteins encoded within one genomic window of Mya arenaria isolate MELC-2E11 chromosome 13, ASM2691426v1:
- the LOC128213038 gene encoding uncharacterized protein LOC128213038, with translation MQTKLMISFIFLAMICIVYCDEPVCLSRFDYDEKMLLKFLRIEDTVAKFDERVTSIVQDFAKKEQILNSTLDNVLIKYADEFQTAFHTFENTTRQIVDEFKSEINASKEKNDNIRSVVQKLQEDARVILQQASDATEEIKKSATKDVVAFTAHGPADGPVSSTQTFTTVVTNIGNGFDTATGLFTCPKSGLYHFIFHLVKLRSSTRVDQCYCTLGKNGASTGIIAKIDPEDPTSSGGADIGSYGVSNSAFIKLVTGDTVGLMSCSSASKFDPQSSFSGLLIQID, from the exons ATGCAAACTAAATTGATGATCTCGTTTATCTTTCTGGCAATGATATGTATTGTTTACTGTGATGAACCCGTCTGTTTGTCACGGTTTGACTACgatgaaaaaatgttgttgaagTTTTTGAGGATTGAAGACACTGTGGCCAAATTTGATGAGCGCGTAACAAGTATAGTTCAGGACTTCGCAAAGAAAGAGCAAATATTGAATTCTACGTTAGATAACGTGCTCATAAAATACGCGGATGAGTTTCAGACAGCATTTCACACGTTTGAAAACACAACGCGTCAGATCGTAGATGAGTTCAAGTCAGAAATAAATGCCTCCAAGGAAAAGAATGACAATATCCGATCAGTTGTTCAAAAACTTCAAGAAGACGCCAGAGTCATCCTACAGCAAGCTTCAGATGCCACAGAGGAGATTAAAAAATCAGCAACGAAAg ATGTTGTTGCATTTACTGCCCACGGTCCGGCGGATGGTCCCGTATCAAGTACACAAACGTTCACGACGGTCGTAACAAACATAGGCAATGGTTTTGACACAGCAACTGGTTTGTTCACCTGTCCAAAGTCTGGGTTGTACCATTTCATCTTCCATCTCGTGAAACTCAGAAGTTCAACACGAGTCGACCAATGCTACTGTACACTGGGCAAAAATGGCGCGAGCACCGGAATTATCGCGAAGATTGACCCGGAAGACCCAACCTCAAGCGGTGGTGCGGATATTGGAAGCTATGGGGTCAGTAATAGTGCGTTTATAAAATTGGTCACAGGCGACACAGTGGGGCTTATGTCGTGTTCTTCAGCATCCAAGTTTGACCCGCAGTCGTCTTTTAGTGGTCTTCTGATTCAAATCGATTAG